A stretch of the Rosa rugosa chromosome 5, drRosRugo1.1, whole genome shotgun sequence genome encodes the following:
- the LOC133708026 gene encoding uncharacterized protein LOC133708026 isoform X1, translating to MLPQNLYKMPLSVRFLLRFARTMREEKPLKVAIDSGVFGYEQETYLNKDDIIEFCSMEPLSTVCMTIYMRHLWSSLKKDHKDNLYGFADPSSFSHDSGKRDERSFALSVRLEKSKEQQLIFAPYNFGFHWVMVVINPYSDMVYYLDSLNPVDIDHGLKGVIDVALRMFNAQKGRNRKNAIWKIIQCPTQAGKVECGYYVMRFMKAIIEDPTILTRSKFNNQSYNQEEIDDVRVEWADLVETLLQDDVE from the exons ATGTTGCCACAAAACTTGTACAAGATGCCTCTATCTGTACGATTTCTATTGCGATTTGCTAGGACAATGCGAGAAGAAAAACCATTGAAGGTGGCCATTGATTCTGGTGTCTTTGGATATGAACAAGAAACTTACCTTAACAAAGATGACATCATTGAATTTTGTTCGATGGAACCACTGTCTACTGTTTGCATGACAATCTACATGAG ACATCTATGGTCATCATTAAAGAAAGATCATAAGGATAACTTGTATGGATTTGCGGATCCATCTTCCTTCTCTCATGATTCTGGAAAACGAGATGAAAGATCGTTTGCGTTGTCAGTAAGATTAGAGAAAAGCAAGGAACAACAATTGATTTTTGCTCCTTACAATTTTGG GTTTCACTGGGTTATGGTTGTAATTAATCCTTATAGTGATATGGTGTATTACTTGGACTCTCTTAATCCTGTTGACATAGATCATGGATTAAAAGGTGTTATAGACGT TGCTCTAAGAATGTTTAATGCCCAAAAAGGAAGGAATCGGAAAAATGCTATTTGGAAAATCATACAG TGTCCTACTCAAGCGGGAAAAGTGGAATGTGGATATTACGTAATGAGGTTCATGAAAGCAATCATTGAAGATCCAACCATATTAACAAGAAGCAAG TTCAACAACCAAAGTTACAATCAAGAAGAGATAGATGATGTTCGAGTAGAGTGGGCTGATCTTGTTGAAACATTACTCCAAGATGATGTAGAATAG
- the LOC133708274 gene encoding uncharacterized protein LOC133708274: protein MFELTHVHDNEKPDEPNSKAIALMKDKIDKMKTTKRASQLPEVLNDFEINEVYASMLGKKTRGGVRGFGIGAIPEQVPGVLVQKRCVHLEVQAMREQHEA, encoded by the exons ATGTTTGAGCTTACCCATGTCCACGATAATGAAAAACCTGATGAACCGAATTCTAAAGCTATT GCCTTGATGAAGGACAAGATTGACAAGATGAAGACTACAAAGAGGGCATCCCAACTTCCAGAGGTTCTTAATGATTTTGAAATCAATGAAGTATATGCGTCTATGCTTGGAAAAAAGACACGTGGAGGGGTGCGAGGATTTGGCATTGGAGCCATACCTGAACAAGTTCCTGGTGTACTAGTGCAGAAGAGATGTGTTCATTTAGAGGTACAAGCAATGAGAGAACAACATGAGGCTTGA
- the LOC133712711 gene encoding uncharacterized protein LOC133712711 isoform X1, with translation MALLGNPKHMALSLTETAARLFVTRFLRQYISTGCLILLEEGGTMFTFEGSKNDCSLKSVLKVHSPQFYWKVMTQADLGIADAYINGDFSFDDKDRGLLNLLMLLIANGDSDASKSNKKRGWWQPLFFIATIASARYFFQNAFRQNSLAQARRNISSHYDLSNELFSLFLGETMVYSTAIFKTEDEELNTAQLRKICTLIDKARIDENHEVLDIGCGWGTLAIEAVKQTGCRYTGITLSEEQLKFAAKKVKDAGLQHRIKFLLCDYRQLPSDHKYDRIISCEMLEHVCHELLDEFFSCCESLLAENGVFVLQYISIPDERYDEFRRSSGFLHEYIFPGGCLHSLSRITSAMASSSRLCVEHLENIGIHYYQTLRCWRKNLLERQSLQIPDTTAAHLEDLNSRSPEPAGKPPNRPPEVAKFPLPGSKLSSPPPTAILDHLQRLHPRNPEPEISSPEPAKIPPNRPPESS, from the exons ATGGCTCTATTGGGAAACCCAAAACATATGGCTCTTTCATTGACGGAAACAGCGGCACGCTTATTTGTTACTAGATTTCTTAGACAATATATATCTACTGGATGTTTAAT CTTATTAGAAGAGGGAGGCACAATGTTCacctttgaaggaagcaaaAATGACTGTTCTCTAAAATCCGTTCTTAAAGTTCACAGTCCTCAGTTTTATTGGAAA GTAATGACACAGGCTGATCTAGGCATTGCAGATGCATATATCAATGGCGATTTTTCTTTCGATGATAAAGACCGAGGTCTTCTAAATCTTCTTATG CTTCTCATTGCCAACGGAGATTCTGATGCCTCAAAATCAAACAAGAAAAG GGGATGGTGGCAGCCTTTGTTTTTCATAGCCACTATAGCCTCAGCCAGATACTTCTTTCAGAATGCTTTTAGGCAAAATAGTCTTGCACAGGCTCGAAGGAACATATCTAGTCATTATGATCTG AGTAACGAACTATTTTCGCTATTCTTGGGCGAAACAATGGTGTATTCCACTGCAATATTTAAG ACAGAAGATGAGGAACTGAATACTGCACAGCTTAGGAAAATCTGTACTCTCATTGATAAG GCTAGAATCGATGAGAACCATGAGGTTCTGGATATTGGATGTGGTTGGGGTACCTTAGCTATTGAAGCAGTCAAACAAACGGGTTGCAGATACACTGGCATCACTCTATCTGAGGAACAACTTAAATTTGCTGCAAAGAAAGTGAAAGATGCTGGACTACAG CACCGGATCAAGTTCCTTCTGTGTGACTACCGCCAATTGCCTTCTGACCACAAATATGACAGAATCATATCTTG CGAGATGCTGGAACATGTTTGCCATGAATTACTGGATGAGTTTTTTTCATGCTGCGAGTCTTTACTAGCAGAAAATGGGGTTTTTGTTCTGCAG TATATATCTATACCGGATGAACGCTATGATGAGTTCAGGCGAAGTTCAGGCTTCttacatgaatatatatttCCTGGTGGATGTCTACATTCATTAAGTAGGATAACATCAGCCATGGCCTCTTCTTCAAGACTCTG TGTGGAGCACTTGGAAAACATTGGAATTCATTATTACCAAACACTAAGATGTTGGAGAAAAAATCTCTTAGAGAGACAGAG ccttcaaatcccagatacaaccgccgcccaccttgaagatctcaactccaggagtccagaaccggccggaaaaccaccgaaccggccaccagaaGTAGCAAAATTCCCTCTGCCCGGTTCAAAGCTTTCCTCACCACCTCCTACAGCCATACTAGACCACCTGCAGCGTCTCCACCCCAGAAATCCGGAACCGGAAATTTCATCACCAGAACCGGCCAAAATtccaccgaaccggccaccggaatccTCCTAA
- the LOC133708026 gene encoding uncharacterized protein LOC133708026 isoform X2 — protein MLPQNLYKMPLSVRFLLRFARTMREEKPLKVAIDSGVFGYEQETYLNKDDIIEFCSMEPLSTVCMTIYMRHLWSSLKKDHKDNLYGFADPSSFSHDSGKRDERSFALSVRLEKSKEQQLIFAPYNFGALRMFNAQKGRNRKNAIWKIIQCPTQAGKVECGYYVMRFMKAIIEDPTILTRSKFNNQSYNQEEIDDVRVEWADLVETLLQDDVE, from the exons ATGTTGCCACAAAACTTGTACAAGATGCCTCTATCTGTACGATTTCTATTGCGATTTGCTAGGACAATGCGAGAAGAAAAACCATTGAAGGTGGCCATTGATTCTGGTGTCTTTGGATATGAACAAGAAACTTACCTTAACAAAGATGACATCATTGAATTTTGTTCGATGGAACCACTGTCTACTGTTTGCATGACAATCTACATGAG ACATCTATGGTCATCATTAAAGAAAGATCATAAGGATAACTTGTATGGATTTGCGGATCCATCTTCCTTCTCTCATGATTCTGGAAAACGAGATGAAAGATCGTTTGCGTTGTCAGTAAGATTAGAGAAAAGCAAGGAACAACAATTGATTTTTGCTCCTTACAATTTTGG TGCTCTAAGAATGTTTAATGCCCAAAAAGGAAGGAATCGGAAAAATGCTATTTGGAAAATCATACAG TGTCCTACTCAAGCGGGAAAAGTGGAATGTGGATATTACGTAATGAGGTTCATGAAAGCAATCATTGAAGATCCAACCATATTAACAAGAAGCAAG TTCAACAACCAAAGTTACAATCAAGAAGAGATAGATGATGTTCGAGTAGAGTGGGCTGATCTTGTTGAAACATTACTCCAAGATGATGTAGAATAG